The proteins below are encoded in one region of Syntrophotalea carbinolica DSM 2380:
- a CDS encoding energy-coupling factor transporter transmembrane component T family protein has translation MGIDWGSAGGDVAAPWIVNIDPRGKLVALTAVLVAVFSATQIWRLALLTMVVLLAVMVGRVSFLRVLKRVYALRWVLMAGVLLHLIGGSGRTLMGLPFLSLDGLIAGSMVGWRLILAVTCSSLFCWTTSAPALLAAVLVVMRPVEGLVPIHRVARHGMLVLMWLPRVQDEVLAFMDARKAAVGAHRYGVAGWVSEFGHLFDRLILATDTMADAVLDGEVPVSMEGAGVAHRLAFRDLGIFFVVGIFAFVWFWGLP, from the coding sequence ATGGGCATCGATTGGGGTTCAGCAGGTGGCGATGTTGCGGCGCCTTGGATCGTAAATATTGACCCCCGGGGGAAGCTGGTTGCTCTGACGGCGGTCCTTGTTGCGGTCTTTTCCGCCACGCAGATCTGGCGGTTGGCCTTGCTGACGATGGTCGTGTTGCTGGCGGTCATGGTGGGGCGTGTTTCCTTCCTTCGTGTTCTGAAGCGGGTTTATGCCTTGCGCTGGGTGTTGATGGCGGGTGTGTTGTTGCATCTGATCGGTGGTTCGGGACGAACGCTTATGGGGCTGCCTTTTTTGTCTCTCGATGGATTGATAGCAGGTTCGATGGTGGGTTGGCGCCTGATATTGGCGGTTACCTGTTCATCGTTATTTTGCTGGACTACCTCAGCGCCGGCGTTGCTGGCGGCTGTGCTTGTCGTGATGAGGCCGGTCGAAGGATTGGTCCCGATTCATCGTGTGGCTCGCCACGGTATGCTGGTCCTTATGTGGTTGCCCCGGGTTCAGGATGAAGTGTTGGCTTTTATGGATGCTCGCAAGGCTGCTGTCGGCGCCCATCGCTATGGGGTCGCAGGATGGGTTAGCGAGTTCGGCCATCTCTTCGACCGACTGATTCTGGCGACCGATACGATGGCCGACGCCGTGCTTGACGGCGAGGTTCCTGTTTCGATGGAGGGAGCCGGCGTCGCCCATCGTTTGGCTTTTCGTGACCTGGGGATCTTTTTTGTCGTAGGTATTTTTGCATTCGTTTGGTTCTGGGGGTTGCCGTGA
- a CDS encoding phosphatidylserine decarboxylase family protein — protein MRNQNQPVAIEGYPFIGLFAFITLVFALLGWSVCTLLFLGLTLFAAYFFRNPDRYSDAEDAAILAPADGKVVYVGPALEERYFKSEVTKISIFMSVFNVHVNRVPMAGKVVDMFYNKGQFLNAAMDKASLHNEQSGMLLEHTSGRRMLVVQIAGLIARRIVTYPVVGDILQRGARYGLIRFGSRVDIYLEDDVDIQVTVGERVCCGETVLGFLK, from the coding sequence ATGCGTAATCAGAATCAGCCTGTTGCTATTGAAGGCTATCCATTCATTGGGTTGTTTGCTTTTATTACTTTGGTCTTTGCTCTTCTCGGTTGGAGTGTCTGCACTCTTTTGTTCCTGGGTCTGACACTTTTTGCGGCATATTTTTTTCGTAATCCGGATCGTTATAGCGATGCGGAAGATGCGGCTATACTGGCGCCGGCCGATGGCAAGGTCGTTTATGTCGGCCCCGCGCTTGAAGAGCGTTATTTTAAAAGCGAAGTGACCAAAATCAGTATCTTCATGTCGGTCTTCAACGTGCATGTCAACCGGGTGCCGATGGCCGGCAAGGTTGTCGATATGTTCTACAATAAGGGCCAGTTTCTGAATGCCGCCATGGATAAGGCCAGCCTGCACAATGAACAATCCGGGATGTTGCTTGAGCATACCTCCGGTCGGCGGATGCTGGTGGTTCAGATCGCCGGTCTGATTGCACGGCGCATTGTGACCTATCCGGTCGTTGGCGATATTCTGCAGCGGGGTGCCCGGTACGGGCTGATTCGCTTCGGATCACGGGTTGATATCTATCTGGAGGACGACGTCGACATTCAGGTGACTGTCGGAGAACGTGTTTGCTGCGGGGAGACTGTCCTCGGCTTCCTGAAGTAA
- the ilvN gene encoding acetolactate synthase small subunit yields the protein MASREAKHTISVLVENEFGVLTRVAGLFSGRGFNIESLSVAPTLDDSLSRMTIVTSGDERILEQITKQLNKLIDTIKVIDFTDTEYVEREMALIKVQATEDTRAEVLRIVDIFRGNVVDVTARSYTMEITGAPGKIEAVIDLLKPIGIQEIVRSGPVVLGRGAKGLHG from the coding sequence ATGGCAAGCCGTGAGGCAAAACATACAATATCCGTTTTGGTGGAAAACGAGTTCGGTGTTCTGACACGCGTTGCGGGTCTTTTTTCCGGGCGGGGATTCAATATTGAGAGTCTCTCCGTTGCACCGACGCTGGATGATAGTCTTTCCCGCATGACCATTGTAACCAGCGGGGATGAGCGCATCCTCGAGCAGATCACCAAACAGCTCAATAAATTGATCGATACCATCAAGGTTATCGATTTTACCGATACCGAATATGTAGAGCGCGAAATGGCTCTGATCAAGGTGCAGGCAACCGAAGATACGCGCGCGGAAGTGCTGCGCATCGTTGATATTTTCAGGGGCAATGTTGTCGATGTGACAGCGCGATCCTACACCATGGAAATCACGGGCGCCCCTGGCAAGATCGAGGCTGTGATCGATTTACTCAAGCCCATCGGCATTCAGGAAATCGTTCGCTCCGGTCCGGTCGTTCTGGGGCGGGGCGCCAAGGGCCTGCACGGCTGA
- a CDS encoding aspartate-semialdehyde dehydrogenase, translated as MSKLFNVAVVGATGAVGNQMLEVLAERNFPVKELRLLASERSEGKFLEFKGEQLVVQKLGRDSFKDIDIALFSAGGSRSEEFCPIAAASGAVCVDNSSAWRMDPDVPLVVPEVNPADVALHTNKGIIANPNCSTIQMMVALKPLHDYAKIKRIVVSTYQAVSGTGLNAIDELRVQSGELLNGRPAECKVYPHQIAFNCLPHIDVFLDNGYTKEEMKMVNETQKILGDESLRVTATTVRVPVFYSHSEAVNIETEKPLSAAKARELLAAAPGVKVVDDVANLVYPTAIDAAGQDLTYVGRIREDESIDNGLNLWVVADNLRKGAATNAVQIAELLAAKYL; from the coding sequence ATGTCCAAGTTGTTTAATGTTGCAGTTGTCGGGGCCACCGGCGCCGTGGGAAATCAGATGCTCGAAGTATTGGCCGAGCGCAATTTCCCCGTTAAGGAGTTGCGGCTGCTGGCCTCCGAACGTTCTGAAGGCAAATTTCTTGAATTCAAGGGCGAGCAACTCGTGGTGCAGAAGCTTGGCAGGGATTCTTTCAAGGATATCGATATCGCCCTGTTCAGCGCCGGGGGATCCCGTAGTGAGGAGTTTTGCCCCATTGCTGCCGCTTCCGGCGCTGTTTGTGTCGATAATTCCAGCGCCTGGCGCATGGATCCGGATGTGCCCCTGGTGGTTCCCGAGGTTAACCCCGCAGACGTAGCGCTGCATACCAATAAAGGGATCATCGCCAATCCCAACTGTTCCACCATTCAGATGATGGTGGCACTGAAGCCGTTGCACGATTATGCCAAAATCAAGCGTATCGTGGTGTCAACCTATCAGGCAGTCTCCGGTACCGGCCTCAACGCCATCGACGAACTGCGCGTTCAGTCGGGGGAATTGCTTAACGGCCGTCCCGCAGAATGTAAGGTGTATCCTCATCAGATCGCCTTTAACTGTCTGCCCCATATTGACGTCTTCCTCGATAACGGCTATACCAAGGAAGAGATGAAGATGGTTAACGAGACGCAGAAGATTCTGGGTGACGAATCTTTGCGGGTTACCGCGACAACCGTGCGCGTTCCGGTTTTTTACAGCCACAGTGAAGCTGTAAATATCGAAACCGAAAAACCGCTGTCCGCGGCCAAGGCCCGTGAACTGCTTGCGGCGGCCCCCGGTGTCAAGGTGGTGGATGATGTGGCCAATCTGGTTTATCCTACGGCCATCGATGCGGCCGGGCAGGATCTTACCTATGTCGGGCGCATCCGGGAAGACGAGTCCATCGATAACGGTTTGAACCTGTGGGTGGTGGCCGACAATCTGCGTAAGGGAGCAGCTACCAATGCAGTGCAGATAGCCGAATTGCTTGCGGCCAAGTATCTGTGA
- the ilvB gene encoding biosynthetic-type acetolactate synthase large subunit, translating to MKKTGSQILLESLLQEGVDTVFGYPGGTVINIYNDLPDYPIKHILTRHEQAAVHAADGYARASGKVGVAIATSGPGATNTVTGIATAYMDSTPMVVITGQVPTPLIGNDAFQEADIVGITRSITKHNYLVKDVKDLARIVKQAFYIARTGRPGPVLIDLPKDVQLASTKFVYPENVELRGYKPTYSGNVRQVDKAAKMILAARRPVLYVGGGATASDASEDLVAFSELIQAPVVTTLMGMAAFPTAHPLSLGMLGMHGTYYANMAVTNADLLVAVGARFDDRVTGRIAAFAPKAKIIHIDIDPTSIKKNVRVDLPIVGELRDVMGKIVAKLKEDSEKVKELSEISAPWRSQIDSWRAQYPMTYKSSDTVIKPQYVIEKIRELTRKDAIIATEVGQHQMWTAQFFNFSHPRTFLTSGGLGTMGFGLPAALGAQVGCPDRQVIDISGDGSFQMNSQELATLVQYQLPVKIAILNNNFLGMVRQWQQLFFDRRYSQTPLDLPIDFVKLAEAYGATGLQASSPDQVEGVIRKALETPGPVLMEFKVDREENVMPMVPAGAAIDEMVLAS from the coding sequence GTGAAAAAGACCGGTTCTCAGATTTTGCTTGAAAGCCTGTTGCAGGAAGGTGTGGATACCGTTTTCGGTTATCCCGGCGGCACGGTTATCAATATCTATAACGATTTACCCGATTACCCCATCAAGCATATTCTTACCCGGCATGAACAGGCGGCTGTACACGCTGCCGACGGTTATGCCAGGGCGAGCGGCAAGGTCGGTGTGGCGATTGCGACCAGCGGTCCGGGTGCCACCAATACGGTAACCGGTATTGCCACTGCCTATATGGATTCCACTCCGATGGTGGTCATTACCGGACAGGTGCCCACGCCCTTGATCGGTAACGATGCCTTTCAGGAGGCCGATATCGTCGGCATCACCCGTTCCATCACCAAGCACAACTATCTGGTCAAGGATGTCAAGGATCTTGCGCGCATCGTAAAACAGGCGTTTTATATCGCGCGAACGGGGCGCCCCGGTCCGGTACTGATCGATTTGCCCAAGGATGTGCAGTTGGCTTCCACCAAGTTCGTCTATCCTGAAAACGTTGAATTGCGCGGTTATAAACCGACCTACAGCGGCAATGTCCGCCAGGTCGACAAAGCTGCCAAGATGATCCTGGCCGCCCGTCGACCGGTGCTGTATGTCGGTGGCGGTGCCACGGCCTCCGATGCAAGTGAGGATCTGGTAGCTTTTTCCGAACTTATCCAGGCTCCGGTGGTGACGACCCTTATGGGCATGGCGGCTTTCCCCACGGCCCATCCTTTGTCGCTGGGTATGCTCGGTATGCATGGCACTTATTACGCCAATATGGCCGTAACCAATGCGGATCTTCTGGTTGCCGTCGGTGCCCGCTTTGACGACCGCGTTACCGGCCGTATTGCGGCCTTTGCGCCCAAAGCCAAAATCATTCATATCGATATCGACCCCACGTCCATCAAGAAAAATGTACGTGTCGATCTGCCCATTGTCGGCGAGCTGCGCGATGTTATGGGTAAAATTGTCGCCAAACTGAAGGAGGATAGCGAGAAGGTAAAGGAGCTTTCCGAAATCAGCGCTCCCTGGCGCAGTCAGATCGATAGCTGGCGGGCCCAGTATCCTATGACCTACAAGTCCAGCGATACGGTGATCAAGCCTCAGTACGTCATCGAAAAAATACGCGAGCTAACCCGCAAGGATGCTATCATTGCCACTGAAGTCGGGCAGCATCAGATGTGGACCGCGCAGTTTTTCAATTTTTCCCACCCGCGCACCTTTCTGACATCCGGCGGTCTGGGAACCATGGGATTCGGATTGCCTGCGGCTCTCGGTGCCCAGGTCGGCTGTCCCGACCGGCAGGTTATCGATATCTCCGGCGATGGCTCCTTTCAGATGAATTCCCAGGAACTGGCGACTCTTGTGCAATATCAATTGCCGGTCAAAATCGCCATTCTGAATAATAATTTCCTTGGCATGGTTCGGCAGTGGCAGCAGCTCTTCTTTGACCGCCGCTATAGCCAGACACCACTCGATCTGCCCATCGATTTCGTCAAGTTGGCTGAAGCATACGGTGCTACCGGTCTGCAGGCGAGCAGTCCTGATCAGGTTGAGGGTGTTATTCGCAAGGCGCTGGAAACGCCCGGCCCGGTATTGATGGAGTTCAAGGTCGATCGCGAAGAAAACGTTATGCCCATGGTTCCTGCCGGGGCTGCAATCGATGAAATGGTTCTGGCTTCATAG
- the leuB gene encoding 3-isopropylmalate dehydrogenase, with protein MKKEFKLAVLPGDGIGPEIMAEAMKVLDAVEQKFQVRFERQFANVGGAAIDRDGKALPDATVEICQASDAILFGSVGGPKWDTLPAEERPERGALLPLRRIFGLFCNLRPAIVFPALTSASSLKEEVIAGGFDILVVRELTGGIYFAQPKGVEGEGGERRGFDTMAYTDAEVERITRVAFDAARKRGKKLVSIDKANVLSTSVLWREVVERVSADYPDVVLSHMYVDNAAMQLVKAPKQFDVLLCPNMFGDILSDEAAMLTGSLGMLPSASLAEGSFGMYEPAGGSAPDIAGKNIANPVAQILSAAMLLRYSCGLADAADAVEKAVENCLAAGLRTGDIYQDADGEQLVSTSAMGDAVVAELIKS; from the coding sequence ATGAAAAAAGAATTCAAGTTGGCGGTATTGCCCGGAGATGGAATCGGTCCTGAAATCATGGCGGAAGCCATGAAGGTACTCGATGCCGTGGAACAGAAGTTTCAAGTGCGTTTTGAGCGTCAGTTCGCCAATGTCGGCGGCGCCGCTATCGACCGGGATGGCAAGGCCTTGCCCGATGCGACTGTGGAGATCTGCCAGGCTTCCGACGCTATTCTATTCGGCAGCGTCGGTGGTCCCAAGTGGGATACGTTGCCTGCCGAAGAGCGCCCCGAGCGGGGGGCATTGTTGCCGTTGCGGCGTATTTTCGGGCTGTTCTGCAACTTGCGGCCCGCCATCGTTTTTCCTGCCCTGACCTCCGCTTCCTCTTTGAAAGAGGAAGTCATTGCGGGTGGCTTCGATATTCTGGTCGTGCGGGAGCTTACGGGCGGTATTTATTTTGCCCAGCCCAAAGGCGTGGAAGGCGAAGGCGGTGAGCGCCGCGGTTTCGATACCATGGCTTACACCGATGCCGAAGTCGAGCGTATTACGCGCGTGGCTTTCGATGCGGCCCGCAAACGCGGCAAGAAACTCGTTTCCATCGATAAAGCCAACGTACTGTCGACCTCGGTGCTGTGGCGTGAAGTGGTCGAGCGTGTTTCCGCCGATTATCCGGACGTTGTCTTGAGCCACATGTATGTCGATAATGCCGCCATGCAGTTGGTCAAGGCACCCAAGCAGTTCGATGTTCTTTTGTGCCCCAACATGTTCGGCGATATCTTGTCCGATGAAGCGGCTATGCTCACCGGCTCCCTCGGTATGCTTCCCTCCGCCTCCCTGGCCGAGGGTAGTTTCGGCATGTATGAGCCGGCTGGTGGCAGCGCCCCCGATATTGCCGGCAAAAATATAGCAAACCCCGTGGCTCAGATTCTTTCTGCGGCCATGTTGCTGCGCTATTCCTGCGGACTTGCCGATGCCGCCGATGCTGTCGAAAAAGCCGTGGAAAATTGCCTCGCCGCCGGTTTGCGTACCGGAGATATCTATCAGGATGCCGACGGTGAACAACTGGTATCCACCAGCGCCATGGGCGATGCCGTGGTTGCCGAGCTTATTAAAAGTTAA
- a CDS encoding 2-isopropylmalate synthase, translating to MENVKSIKIFDTTLRDGEQSPGASMNIDEKLRIASQLAKLNVDVIEAGFPIASEGDFAAVKRIAETIKGPQIAGLCRAAVKDIDCAWEALQYAGERGRIHTFLATSDIHMKYKLKMSEDQVVETAVAAIKHAGRYTENIEFSCEDAARTRPEFLARVVEAVIAAGAKVVNIPDTVGYSIPSEFAALIRGLKNNVPNVDKAILSVHCHNDLGLAVANSLAAVEAGAEQIECTINGIGERAGNCSLEEVVMALRTRADILPFKTDIVTEHLYASSKLLSTITGIQVQPNKAIVGANAFAHEAGIHQHGVLMDKSTYEIMTPESIGLTQNKLVLGKHSGRHAFGQRLVELGYDLSKEDLDRAFTRFKALADQKKEIFDEDLDAIVADEIIRIPEKYKLVQMVTSSGSFAAPIATVAMEIDGEIKKAAMMGGGPVDATFKTIKKLTDSKADLLSFTVGAITGGTDAQGECTVRLELDGREVLGQGAHPDIIVASAKAYINALNRLALIVKARPSAHF from the coding sequence ATGGAGAACGTCAAAAGTATCAAAATTTTCGACACCACCTTGCGCGATGGCGAACAATCGCCCGGCGCCAGCATGAATATCGATGAAAAACTGCGGATAGCTTCCCAGCTTGCAAAGCTGAATGTCGATGTTATCGAGGCAGGCTTTCCCATTGCCTCGGAAGGGGATTTCGCGGCCGTCAAGCGGATCGCCGAGACCATCAAAGGGCCGCAGATCGCTGGCCTTTGCCGCGCGGCGGTCAAGGACATCGACTGTGCATGGGAGGCCCTCCAATATGCGGGGGAACGCGGGCGTATTCATACCTTCCTGGCTACCAGCGATATCCATATGAAGTATAAGCTGAAAATGAGCGAGGACCAGGTTGTCGAAACCGCCGTAGCCGCCATCAAACATGCCGGCCGCTACACGGAAAATATCGAATTCAGCTGCGAGGATGCCGCCCGCACCCGTCCGGAATTTCTGGCCCGGGTGGTCGAAGCGGTTATCGCCGCCGGTGCCAAAGTGGTGAATATCCCCGATACGGTCGGGTACAGTATCCCCTCCGAATTCGCGGCCCTGATTCGCGGTCTCAAAAACAACGTACCGAATGTGGACAAAGCCATTCTGTCGGTTCACTGCCATAACGACCTGGGGCTGGCCGTGGCCAATTCGCTGGCCGCTGTCGAAGCCGGTGCCGAACAGATCGAGTGCACCATCAACGGGATCGGCGAACGGGCCGGAAACTGCTCGTTGGAGGAAGTCGTTATGGCCCTGCGCACCCGGGCCGATATCCTGCCGTTCAAGACCGATATCGTGACCGAGCATCTTTATGCCAGCAGCAAGCTGTTATCGACCATTACCGGCATTCAGGTGCAGCCCAATAAGGCCATCGTCGGTGCCAATGCCTTCGCCCACGAAGCCGGGATTCACCAGCACGGCGTTTTGATGGATAAGTCGACCTACGAAATCATGACCCCCGAATCGATCGGCCTGACCCAGAACAAGCTGGTCCTGGGCAAGCATTCCGGGCGTCACGCTTTCGGACAGCGTCTGGTTGAGTTGGGATACGATCTTTCCAAGGAAGATCTGGATCGGGCCTTTACCCGTTTCAAGGCACTTGCCGATCAGAAAAAAGAAATTTTCGACGAAGATCTCGACGCCATTGTGGCCGACGAAATTATTCGTATCCCTGAAAAGTACAAGCTGGTGCAGATGGTTACCAGTTCCGGTTCGTTTGCCGCCCCGATCGCTACGGTGGCCATGGAGATTGACGGCGAAATCAAAAAGGCGGCTATGATGGGCGGCGGTCCTGTAGACGCCACCTTCAAAACCATCAAAAAGCTGACCGACAGCAAGGCCGATCTGCTCAGTTTTACCGTGGGGGCTATAACCGGGGGAACTGACGCACAAGGTGAATGTACGGTCCGTTTGGAGCTTGACGGCCGCGAAGTTCTGGGTCAGGGCGCACATCCCGATATCATCGTGGCCAGCGCCAAGGCGTACATCAATGCCCTTAACCGTTTGGCATTGATCGTAAAGGCCCGCCCGTCGGCCCATTTTTAA
- a CDS encoding 3-isopropylmalate dehydratase small subunit: MKRTFGGPALFLDRSDINTDEIIPARYLTEVTKEALKPYLLEDLKLEGFDPAGEALQKATVVVTRKNFGCGSSREHAPWSLEVNGIYTVIAESYARIFRQNMFNCGMLAIELPAADIDRIFALSQEGEVSIEVDLQGHQLTASAGGRNEVCRFDISPFDQALVEAGGWVEFADKRY, encoded by the coding sequence ATGAAAAGAACTTTTGGAGGGCCGGCATTGTTTCTGGACCGGTCCGATATCAATACCGACGAAATTATTCCGGCCCGTTACCTGACCGAGGTTACCAAGGAAGCCCTTAAGCCCTACTTGCTTGAGGATCTGAAGCTGGAGGGGTTTGATCCTGCCGGCGAGGCATTGCAAAAAGCTACGGTAGTGGTCACGCGTAAAAACTTCGGCTGCGGATCTTCCCGTGAACATGCGCCCTGGTCTCTTGAGGTTAACGGCATTTATACGGTGATTGCAGAGAGCTACGCGCGCATATTCCGCCAGAATATGTTCAATTGCGGGATGTTGGCCATTGAGTTGCCTGCAGCCGATATCGATCGGATTTTTGCCCTGTCACAGGAGGGTGAAGTCAGTATCGAGGTTGATCTTCAGGGGCACCAGCTTACGGCTTCGGCCGGTGGGCGCAACGAGGTATGCCGTTTCGACATCAGTCCCTTCGATCAAGCGCTGGTTGAGGCCGGTGGTTGGGTCGAGTTCGCTGATAAGCGTTATTGA
- a CDS encoding 3-isopropylmalate dehydratase large subunit, with amino-acid sequence MGQTIAQKIFAAHLRDEPFPGTYVLDLDRVLCHEITTPVAIADLEWRGKDRVFDPSKIKAVIDHVTPAKDTKTAIQGKILREWAQRHDIPDFFDIGQNGVCHALFPEKGFIRPGYTVIMGDSHTCTHGAFGAFAAGVGTTDLEVGILKGVCAFRKPQSILVNITGTLPEHVYSKDVILHIIHKLGVNGATDHVLEFRGPVVDAMSMDARMTLTNMAIEAGGTCGICLPDQVTVDYLWPFISEEYASKEAALADFRKWHSDADAEYAKVLDIDVSQLEPQVTYDYKPDCVKTARQMAGTPVNQVYIGTCTNGRLEDLRQAADILKGHKLAPNVRGILSPGTPKIFREAMEEGILATFMDAGFCITNPTCGACLGMSNGVLAPDEACAATSNRNFQGRMGQGGMVYLMSPATAAATGIKGTVTDPRDL; translated from the coding sequence ATGGGACAGACTATCGCACAGAAAATATTCGCAGCGCATTTGCGTGACGAACCTTTTCCGGGTACTTACGTTCTCGACCTGGACCGGGTTCTCTGTCATGAAATCACTACCCCTGTCGCTATTGCCGATCTCGAGTGGCGGGGCAAGGATCGGGTTTTCGATCCATCTAAAATTAAAGCCGTTATCGATCATGTGACCCCGGCCAAGGATACCAAAACGGCCATTCAGGGTAAAATCCTGCGCGAGTGGGCGCAACGTCATGACATTCCCGACTTTTTCGATATCGGTCAGAACGGTGTATGCCATGCGCTGTTCCCTGAAAAGGGGTTCATCCGACCCGGTTACACGGTCATCATGGGGGACAGTCATACCTGTACCCACGGAGCCTTCGGTGCTTTTGCCGCAGGTGTCGGGACCACCGATCTGGAGGTCGGCATCCTCAAGGGGGTATGTGCTTTTCGCAAGCCGCAGAGCATTCTGGTCAATATTACCGGTACCTTGCCCGAACATGTGTATTCCAAAGACGTGATTCTGCACATTATTCACAAGCTTGGCGTTAATGGCGCTACCGATCACGTGCTCGAATTCCGTGGGCCCGTGGTCGATGCCATGTCCATGGATGCTCGTATGACCTTGACCAACATGGCCATCGAAGCCGGCGGCACTTGCGGCATCTGTCTGCCGGATCAGGTGACTGTCGATTATCTCTGGCCGTTTATCTCGGAAGAATATGCCAGCAAGGAAGCGGCCCTCGCCGATTTTCGTAAGTGGCATTCCGACGCCGATGCCGAATACGCCAAGGTGCTCGATATCGACGTCAGCCAACTTGAGCCGCAGGTGACCTACGACTATAAACCCGATTGCGTCAAGACCGCTCGGCAGATGGCCGGTACGCCTGTTAATCAGGTTTATATCGGTACCTGTACCAACGGTCGACTGGAGGATTTACGTCAGGCCGCGGATATTCTCAAGGGGCATAAGCTGGCGCCCAATGTGCGAGGCATTCTCTCGCCGGGGACGCCGAAAATTTTCCGCGAGGCCATGGAAGAAGGGATCCTTGCCACGTTTATGGATGCCGGTTTTTGTATTACCAATCCCACCTGCGGCGCCTGTCTCGGTATGAGTAACGGCGTGCTTGCGCCCGATGAAGCCTGTGCGGCTACCAGTAATCGCAATTTCCAGGGGCGCATGGGGCAAGGCGGAATGGTCTACCTTATGAGTCCGGCCACGGCTGCCGCCACCGGTATTAAGGGAACCGTTACCGATCCGCGCGATCTTTAA